In Agromyces sp. Leaf222, the genomic window GGAGGGCTGGGCCGCGGCGGCATGGGCGGTGGCACTGCTCGCGGTCGGGGCCCTCGCGCTCCGCTCCCGTCGTCGAGGACCGAGTGCCTCACGCGGCGCCGAACCCAGGGATGGAAGCGCGTCCCGGTCGGTACCGAGGGCCGCCGACCCCCGCGAATCGGGTTGAGGCGCGAGCCTCCCGGAGGTATCGAAGGGGGTTGACGCTGCGCCGTGGGAAGCATATATTCACCCACATGGGTGAATATCAACTGGACGCCGTGCTGGGCGCCGTCGCCGACCCCACGAGGCGGGCGATCCTCGACCGCCTCCTCGTGGGCGACGCGAGGGTCACTGACCTCGCGAGCGCGTTCCCGATCTCGCTGAACTCGACGAGCAAGCACATCAAGGTGCTCGAGCGCGCCGAACTCGTGCGCCGTGAGGTGCGCGGGCGCGATCACGTGCTCTCGCTGCGCGCCGAGGCGCTCGGCGACGCGGTCGCCTGGATGGAGCAGTACCGGGCGTTCTGGGAGGAGCGGCTCGCCGCACTCGAGGCGTTCGTGCTGTCGGATGCCGCGATCGGCGATGTCGCCGACGACGACGAGCCCGTCGACGGCGGTGATGCCCGATGAGCGCCGTCGTCACCGTGAGTCGGCGGATCGCGGCATCCGCCGACCGGCTCTTCGACGCCTGGCTCGACCCGCAGGCGCTCGCCGTGTGGATGCGACGCGACGGGAGCGCGGCGTCGACCGCCGTCGCCGACCCGCGCGTCGGCGGGTCGTTCTCGATCACGATGCACGACCCGTCGGGCGAGTTCGTGCACGCCGGGACCTACCTCGTGATCGACCGCCCGCGCACGCTCGAGTTCACCTGGCGCTCGCATGCGACGCATCGCGTCGACTCAGTCGTTCGGGTCAGCTTCGAGCCCGACGGCGACGCGACGCTCGTCGAGGTGCGCCACGAACGACTTCCGGATGCCGAGGCGGTGCGCCTGCACGCCGAGGGCTGGACCGAGATCATGTCCCGATTCGCGGGGCTCTACACGGAAGGGGAGGCGGCCTGATGCTGCTCGAGGGGAAGGTCGCCGTGATCCACGGCGGCGGAGGATCGATCGGGGCGGCCGCGGCGCGCGTGTTCGCCCGCGAGGGCGCGCGGCTGCACCTGGCGGGGCGCAGCCTGCCGAGGCTCGAGGGCGCGGCATCCGTGGTTCGCGAGCTCGGCGGCACCGTCGACATCGACGTGGTCGACGCGATGGACCAGGAGGCCGTCGACGCCCATGTCGACGCGGTCGCCATGCGAGAGGGACGCATCGACATCGCGCTGAACGCCGTCGGGTTCGACCACGTGCAGGGGCTCGCGATCGCCGACACGTCGCTCGAGGCCTACCTGCACCCGGTCACCGGGTACCTGCAGACCAACTTCGTGACCGCGAAGGCCGTGTCGCGCGTCATGGTCGGGCAGGGGAGCGGCGTCATCCTCACGATCTCGACGCCGGGTGCCCGGCTCAGCGGTCGCGGCCTCATCGGCAACGCTGCGCAGAGCGCCGGGCTCGAGGGGTTCTCCCGCGCGCTCGCCGGGGAGCTCGGTCCGGCCGGTGTGCGCGTGGTGTGCGTCCGGCCGCACGCGCTGTCGGACGCCTCGTCGTCGTACACCGCCGGCATGTTCGGACGCATCGCCGACTCGAGCGGCATCACGATCGGCGACTGGTGGGAGTCGCTCGCGAGCACCACGCTGCTCGGGCGCCTGCCAGAGCTCGACGAGGTCGCGGAATACCTCGCGTTCGCGGCATCCGATCGCGCCGCCTCGCTCACCGGGGTCGTGTCGAACCTGACCGCGGGGGCGCTCGTCGACTGATCCGCGAACCGCGCGCGGGATGCGCGAGACGGCCCGGGTGGATGCTCCGCCCGGGCCGTCTCGCGCGTTCGGTGCGCGTTCGGTGCGCGATCCGGCGCGTCGCCCGCGATTCCGCGGATGGTCGCGCTCCCACGACGATCATCAGACGACTCTCGTGTTGCACATGCTGCACAGGGGGTTGACGGCCCCCGAACGGGGCACTTAGCCTCACAATTCGTATGATGTCATTCGACACATGATCGAGGAGAAATCAATGAGGATACTCACTCAGGCGCGCCTTGCCGCAGTCACGGCCGCCGCAGTGGCGATCGTCGGCGCGGTCGCCGTCGCCCCGGCCGCGTACGCCGGGAACGGCAACGGCAACGGCAACGGTCACGGCGCCGACCGATCGCTGACCGTGGTCGTCGCACCGCACGGCAAGCACGGCGCGCCCAAGGGCGACATCGTCGTGAAGTCGATCGACGCCGCCAAGAGCGTCGTGAAGAACAAGGGCAAGAAGCAGGACGTCACGGTGCTGCTCGACGGCGGCCGCTACGAGCTGCAGCAGCCGCTCGAGTTCGGGCCGCAGGACGCCGGTGCGAACGGGCACACGGTCACCTGGGCGAGCGCGCCGGGCGAGCAGGCCGTGCTCTCGGGCGGCAGTGCCGTCGGCGGCTGGAAGCTGCACGACGCCGAACGCAACATCTGGGTCGCGAACGTGAAGCCCGGCACCGAGTCACGGCAGCTCTACGTCGACGGCACGCCCGCCAAGCGCACGCAGCTGCAGCTCGGCGCCGACAAGAACGACCGCGCTCACCTGACCTGGACCGAGCAGGGGCTGACCCTGAACGACGACCGATTCGGCGACCTCAGCGCGCTCGGCAACCAGTCGGACCTCGAGATCGTGAGCATGGGCTCGTTCACCGACCGGATCTCGCCCGTCGAGTCCATCGCGGGCAACGAGATCACCATGGTGCAGCCCGCCTGGCAGAACAACAACTTCGGCTACGACACCCTGAAGTCGCCCTACAACCGGGGTGCGATCTTCCTCGCGAACGCCTACGAGTTCTTCCAGAACCCGGGAGAGTGGTACCTCGACTCTCCGAAGGGCAAGGTCTACTACGAGGCCGAGCCGGGCGCGACCATGCAGGGCGTCGACGTGCGCCTGCCGCGGCTCGAGACGCTCGTCGAGATCGGCGGCACCTACGACCGCCCCGTCACCGGGCTCACCTTCACCGGCATCCGCTTCGCCGACACGACCTGGCTGCGACCGAGCAGCGAGCAGGGCTACGCCGATCAGCAGAGCGGCGCCCACATGGTCGGCCAGTATGCGCCGCCCGCCGACTACCTCGACACCTGCCAGGACGGCTGCCCCGAGTTCGAGGCCTCGCGCAACGAATGGTGGCAGATCCCGGCGGCCGTGCAGGTCTCCGCGGCATCCGGCGTCGCCTTCGAGGGCAACGAGTTCGGGCAGCTCGGCTCGGTCGGCCTCGGCATCGGCATGGACCCCAACGCCCACGCGACGGGCGTCGGCTACGGGGCATCCGACATCGACGTGCTCGGCAACACGTTCAGCGACCTCGCCGGATCGGGCGTCGTCGTCGGCGGCATCCAGCCCGATGCGCACCACCCGAGCGACCCGCGCATGACCGTGCAGGACATCACGATCGAGGACAACACGATCACGCGCATCGGCCAGGGCTACCGCGACAGCGCCGGCGTGCTCTCGACCTACGTGACGCGCGCCGAGATCTCGCACAACACGCTCACCGACCTGCCCTACGACGGCATCGACATCGGGTGGGGCTGGGGCATCAACGACCCGGGCGGCAACCAGTACTACAAGGACGCCGGCCTCTTCGAGTACCAGCCCGTGTACGACACGCCCACCACGTTCCGCGACAACCACGTGGCGTACAACCGCATCTACGACACGAAGAACGAGATGCACGACGGCGGCAGCATCTACACGCTGTCGGCGAGCCCGGGCACGGTCATCGAGCGCAACTACATCTCCGACAGTCGTGAGACCTTCGGCATGCTCATCGACCAGGGTTCGCGATACATCGAGGTGCGCGAGAACGTGATCCTCGACTCGAGCCGCTACATGTACGTGAACGCCGACACGAACGGTCCCGCGATCTTCAACACCCTCGACCTGACGTTCACGAGCAACTGGTGGACCGGCGGACGCGAGCGCTACGTGCGGTTCCCCGAGTACTTCACGACGTGGACCGACAACGTCGAGCTGAACGGCGTGCCCCAGGAGCAGTGGCCGGATGCCGCGAAGCAGGTGATGGCCGAGGCCGGCGCCCGCGGCTGACGCCGCCCGACCGAGGAACGGCGAACGGCCCTGGAGGAGACTCCCGGGCCGTTCGTCATGTCGGTCGAGCTCAGCGCCGCGGGCTCGGCGGCCGGCGCCGCTCCCACGCGTCGATGATGTGGGCGCGCATCGCGGACTCGGCGGCCTCGGGGTCGCCGGCCTCGATCGCGGTGAACACGAGCTCGTGCTCCTGGAGCGTGAGGTCGAGCTGGCTGTGCAGGTGGAAGCGCGCGCTCTCGCGGGCCTGCGCGAACAGGGTACGCACGAGGCTGTCGGCGAGCCGGTTCGAGGTGATCTCGCCGACGACCGCGTGGAACACGACATCCGCCTCATTGAACCGGGGCTCGTCGCCGATGGTCTCGCGCATGAGGATCAGGGCCTCGCGCAGGCGCTCGAGCTGCTCGTCGGTGCGGCGCAGGGCGGCGTCGCGGGCGATGACCGCTTCGAGGGCCGCACGCACGACGCTGAGCTCGTCGAGGATGCCGAGGGTCGCGTCGTTCGCGACGAGCGCGGAGAGCACGGTGGCGTCGATCATGCTCCACGAGGTGGGCGGCAGCACCTGGGTGCCCCGCCCCTGGGCGACGGTGACGAGGCCCTTCTCCTCGAGGCGCTTGACCGACTCGCGGATGACGGTGCGGCTGACGCCGAACTGCTCGCAGAGCACGGCCTCGGGCGGAAGTGACGACCCCGACGGCAGGTCGCCGCGGACGATCGCGTCGACGAGGGCGCCGACGACCGTCACGCCGAGGCGTGGTGCACGGACGCGCGCGGCGATCGTGGGGTACTCGGCTGCCGCGGTCGGTGCGGCCATCGGTTCGGACATGGGTCACAGCATACCGATCAGGATTCGTAATACCTATGATGTCCCTTGCGAACTTGATAAGACGTATGATGTAATCACTTCTGCCCCCGCCCCTGGGTGCATTGTCGTCAGAGACGCCGACCAGAACAGGATGCGAAATGTCACAGCACTCGTCCTCCCGCCGCCGCGCGGCCCGGTTCCTCACGGTGGCCGCCGCGGCCACCGCAGGGCTCCTCGCGCTCAGCGGTTGCTCCGCAGATGCATCGGGCGGTGGTGACTCCTCGTTGGGCTTCACCCAGGCCGAGCAGGTCGCCGACAGCCCGATCACCGTCTGGGTCGACGCATCGCGCGAGCCGGCGGTCACCGCCTTCCAGGCGAAGTACCCCGACATCGAGGTGAACCTCGAGACCTACGACGGCAATGCCGGCGGCAGCGGCTCGTTCCAGAGCAAGATCTCGCTCATGGACCAGGCCGGCGAGGGATGGCCCGACGTCGTCTTCTCCACGCAGCAGAACGACGCGATCTGGGCGTCCAAGCAGACCACCACCGGTGAGCAGGGCTTCGCGGCGCCGCTCAACAAGGGCTTCATCGAGCAGGACTTCCTCGACGGCTTCGCCCAGGGATCGCTCGACTACACGACGATCGACGGCACCGTCTACGGCCTGCGCAACGACCTCGCGCAGACCGTCTTCTACTCCAACCAGAAGCTCCTCGACGAGTTCGGCTACGAGACGCCGACGACCTGGGAGGAGTACGCCGAGCTCGGCGACAAGCTCGCCGCAGAGCACCCCGGCTACATCCTCGGCAGCATGGGCGACAGCTTCATGACCTACGTCTACTACGGCGGGTCGGAGTCGCCGGTGTTCCAGTCGCCCGAGGCGAACGTGTTCCACTCCGACACGAGCGACGCGAACTCCGAGAAGATCTCGAAGATCATCGACGGCATGCTCGCCAACGGCACGCTCGTGCAGGACAGCTTCTTCAGCGCCGACTTCGCGTCGAAGTACGCCGACAAGCTCGTCGGCGTGCCCGGTCCGGTCTGGTACACGGGCGCGATCTTCCAGGGCGGCCTCGCGGTTCCGGCCGGTGAGATCAGCGTCAGCGCCCCGCTCACGTGGGAGGGCGGCGACGTCGCGGCCGGCAACGTCGGCGGCGGCGTCTGGTACGCCTCGAGCCACTCGAAGAACCTCGACGCGGTCAAGACGTTCCTCGAGTTCGTCACGAGCGCCGACGAGTTCCAGGTCGACGCGTCG contains:
- a CDS encoding SRPBCC domain-containing protein; translation: MSAVVTVSRRIAASADRLFDAWLDPQALAVWMRRDGSAASTAVADPRVGGSFSITMHDPSGEFVHAGTYLVIDRPRTLEFTWRSHATHRVDSVVRVSFEPDGDATLVEVRHERLPDAEAVRLHAEGWTEIMSRFAGLYTEGEAA
- a CDS encoding ABC transporter substrate-binding protein, with product MSQHSSSRRRAARFLTVAAAATAGLLALSGCSADASGGGDSSLGFTQAEQVADSPITVWVDASREPAVTAFQAKYPDIEVNLETYDGNAGGSGSFQSKISLMDQAGEGWPDVVFSTQQNDAIWASKQTTTGEQGFAAPLNKGFIEQDFLDGFAQGSLDYTTIDGTVYGLRNDLAQTVFYSNQKLLDEFGYETPTTWEEYAELGDKLAAEHPGYILGSMGDSFMTYVYYGGSESPVFQSPEANVFHSDTSDANSEKISKIIDGMLANGTLVQDSFFSADFASKYADKLVGVPGPVWYTGAIFQGGLAVPAGEISVSAPLTWEGGDVAAGNVGGGVWYASSHSKNLDAVKTFLEFVTSADEFQVDASSGYPAYTEAAGKWLDKQAEAGYFVNDDFKTVMSDAAGQVWSGWNVTSWSPESAWAKIVIPGIADGKTIESLLPAWQEELENEATVNGYSVE
- a CDS encoding FadR/GntR family transcriptional regulator, translating into MSEPMAAPTAAAEYPTIAARVRAPRLGVTVVGALVDAIVRGDLPSGSSLPPEAVLCEQFGVSRTVIRESVKRLEEKGLVTVAQGRGTQVLPPTSWSMIDATVLSALVANDATLGILDELSVVRAALEAVIARDAALRRTDEQLERLREALILMRETIGDEPRFNEADVVFHAVVGEITSNRLADSLVRTLFAQARESARFHLHSQLDLTLQEHELVFTAIEAGDPEAAESAMRAHIIDAWERRRPPSPRR
- a CDS encoding SDR family NAD(P)-dependent oxidoreductase — protein: MLLEGKVAVIHGGGGSIGAAAARVFAREGARLHLAGRSLPRLEGAASVVRELGGTVDIDVVDAMDQEAVDAHVDAVAMREGRIDIALNAVGFDHVQGLAIADTSLEAYLHPVTGYLQTNFVTAKAVSRVMVGQGSGVILTISTPGARLSGRGLIGNAAQSAGLEGFSRALAGELGPAGVRVVCVRPHALSDASSSYTAGMFGRIADSSGITIGDWWESLASTTLLGRLPELDEVAEYLAFAASDRAASLTGVVSNLTAGALVD
- a CDS encoding right-handed parallel beta-helix repeat-containing protein translates to MRILTQARLAAVTAAAVAIVGAVAVAPAAYAGNGNGNGNGHGADRSLTVVVAPHGKHGAPKGDIVVKSIDAAKSVVKNKGKKQDVTVLLDGGRYELQQPLEFGPQDAGANGHTVTWASAPGEQAVLSGGSAVGGWKLHDAERNIWVANVKPGTESRQLYVDGTPAKRTQLQLGADKNDRAHLTWTEQGLTLNDDRFGDLSALGNQSDLEIVSMGSFTDRISPVESIAGNEITMVQPAWQNNNFGYDTLKSPYNRGAIFLANAYEFFQNPGEWYLDSPKGKVYYEAEPGATMQGVDVRLPRLETLVEIGGTYDRPVTGLTFTGIRFADTTWLRPSSEQGYADQQSGAHMVGQYAPPADYLDTCQDGCPEFEASRNEWWQIPAAVQVSAASGVAFEGNEFGQLGSVGLGIGMDPNAHATGVGYGASDIDVLGNTFSDLAGSGVVVGGIQPDAHHPSDPRMTVQDITIEDNTITRIGQGYRDSAGVLSTYVTRAEISHNTLTDLPYDGIDIGWGWGINDPGGNQYYKDAGLFEYQPVYDTPTTFRDNHVAYNRIYDTKNEMHDGGSIYTLSASPGTVIERNYISDSRETFGMLIDQGSRYIEVRENVILDSSRYMYVNADTNGPAIFNTLDLTFTSNWWTGGRERYVRFPEYFTTWTDNVELNGVPQEQWPDAAKQVMAEAGARG
- a CDS encoding helix-turn-helix transcriptional regulator translates to MGEYQLDAVLGAVADPTRRAILDRLLVGDARVTDLASAFPISLNSTSKHIKVLERAELVRREVRGRDHVLSLRAEALGDAVAWMEQYRAFWEERLAALEAFVLSDAAIGDVADDDEPVDGGDAR